One region of Candidatus Brocadia sp. genomic DNA includes:
- a CDS encoding DUF4405 domain-containing protein translates to MKLIPELKKKITDNEIWRSVFRHGYTDTPRNRALQIISNVWLHLHPAKVREHGTKIRFTWCMGGITFFIFLFEAITGILLMFYYVPDVNRAYADIVDLMYVVPFGRFLRNSHRWGAHAMVITVSIHMFRVFLTGSYKPPRQFNWVVGVFLLVLTFLLSFTGYLLPWDQLGYWAITVGTNMARATPFLGHEGPFSYILGMRPDNDIRFALLGGTLIEAPALLRAYVWHCIGIPVVASALMMVHFWRVRKDGGISGPL, encoded by the coding sequence ATGAAACTGATTCCTGAATTAAAAAAGAAAATTACGGACAATGAAATTTGGAGATCTGTATTTCGCCACGGTTACACAGACACCCCGAGGAACAGGGCTCTTCAGATTATAAGCAACGTATGGTTGCATTTGCACCCGGCAAAAGTTCGGGAGCATGGTACGAAGATCCGTTTTACCTGGTGTATGGGGGGGATTACGTTTTTTATATTCCTCTTTGAGGCAATAACAGGAATTCTGTTAATGTTTTATTATGTTCCCGATGTGAACAGGGCTTATGCAGATATTGTGGATTTGATGTATGTAGTACCATTTGGCAGGTTTTTAAGAAATTCTCATCGCTGGGGCGCTCATGCGATGGTTATTACGGTAAGTATACACATGTTCAGGGTGTTTTTAACAGGTTCGTATAAACCGCCAAGGCAGTTTAATTGGGTAGTTGGAGTGTTCTTGTTGGTTCTCACATTCCTGTTGAGTTTTACAGGGTATTTGTTGCCCTGGGATCAACTTGGATATTGGGCTATTACGGTTGGCACGAATATGGCTCGCGCAACACCCTTTTTGGGTCATGAGGGGCCATTTTCATACATTTTAGGAATGAGACCTGATAATGATATTCGCTTTGCTTTGTTAGGTGGAACGTTGATTGAAGCTCCTGCCTTATTGCGTGCGTATGTGTGGCATTGTATTGGAATACCGGTAGTGGCTTCAGCTTTGATGATGGTTCATTTCTGGAGAGTACGTAAAGACGGTGGTATCTCTGGTCCCTTGTGA
- a CDS encoding 4Fe-4S dicluster domain-containing protein: MAEKTVTQRIDLNELKSGGFIKQTQKDLFTVRLKVPGGRITPEKLLKIAEVAKKYSRLGYCHLSFRQSVEIIGVHINDFDAVVKELAAVGQKVASCGPRVRVPTACGGCEYNPNGIMDTQSKALEVDEKFFGTPCPHKFKMGFSGCPIDCTRTREMDLGFQGVVYPVWSKDLCNGCTLCAKACQEGAIVSDKEGRPMFDESKCVYCGDCIRACPTDAWKDKKKGWLVRVGGKHGRHPREANEVANFLPDNKVNDFIDATVKWYKENGKPKERIGSCIDRVGLEKFRKEVVGTLVKSS, translated from the coding sequence ATGGCGGAAAAGACTGTGACACAAAGAATTGATCTTAATGAATTGAAATCCGGTGGTTTTATAAAACAGACACAAAAGGACCTCTTTACTGTACGGTTAAAGGTTCCTGGCGGGAGGATTACCCCTGAAAAGCTGTTGAAAATTGCAGAGGTTGCGAAGAAATACAGCCGTCTCGGGTATTGTCACTTGAGTTTCAGACAGTCGGTGGAGATCATTGGTGTTCATATTAATGACTTCGATGCGGTGGTGAAAGAATTGGCAGCGGTGGGGCAGAAAGTGGCCTCCTGCGGCCCCAGGGTTCGGGTACCGACGGCGTGTGGCGGCTGTGAGTATAATCCCAATGGAATTATGGATACACAGTCCAAGGCGTTAGAGGTAGACGAAAAGTTTTTTGGCACTCCCTGCCCTCATAAATTTAAAATGGGATTTTCCGGCTGTCCGATAGATTGTACAAGGACAAGGGAGATGGATCTTGGGTTTCAGGGAGTAGTTTATCCGGTGTGGAGCAAAGATCTATGTAACGGCTGTACCTTATGTGCTAAGGCCTGCCAGGAGGGTGCAATTGTCTCTGATAAAGAGGGTAGGCCAATGTTTGATGAATCGAAATGTGTCTATTGCGGTGATTGTATCAGGGCTTGTCCAACGGATGCCTGGAAGGACAAGAAGAAAGGCTGGTTAGTGCGTGTGGGTGGAAAACATGGACGACACCCGCGGGAGGCAAATGAGGTAGCAAATTTTTTACCCGATAATAAAGTAAACGATTTTATTGATGCAACGGTAAAATGGTATAAAGAGAACGGTAAGCCGAAAGAAAGAATCGGTTCCTGTATAGACCGCGTAGGTTTGGAAAAGTTCAGGAAAGAAGTCGTGGGTACGTTGGTAAAATCCTCGTAA
- a CDS encoding ubiquinol-cytochrome c reductase iron-sulfur subunit: MEIKEKNQNYTSEKERGIWFTFSRRSILTLAGWGLFFVTIGAYLSQILGYKGFFYPKVLYEPSPRFSVGDPKSFPENSVTTLKSRKIFVVRDGNSFKALSVVCQHLGCAVEFSKEKNIFECPCHGSKYYRNGVNFAGPAPRPLNHFEIVLDDSGKLVVDTSKIVPLETELVV, from the coding sequence ATGGAAATAAAGGAAAAGAATCAAAACTACACATCAGAAAAAGAAAGGGGGATTTGGTTTACTTTCTCCCGGAGGAGCATTTTGACTTTAGCTGGTTGGGGTTTGTTTTTTGTCACAATAGGGGCGTATTTATCACAAATTTTGGGGTATAAAGGTTTTTTTTATCCGAAAGTGCTTTATGAACCTTCACCGAGGTTCTCTGTCGGGGATCCCAAGTCGTTTCCGGAAAATTCAGTGACAACATTAAAATCAAGGAAGATATTTGTCGTCCGTGATGGCAATAGTTTTAAAGCACTTTCTGTCGTATGCCAGCACCTGGGGTGTGCAGTAGAATTCTCGAAGGAAAAGAATATCTTTGAGTGCCCCTGTCACGGAAGTAAATACTATCGGAACGGTGTAAACTTTGCAGGACCAGCCCCCAGACCTTTGAATCATTTTGAAATTGTTTTAGATGATAGTGGCAAGTTAGTTGTTGATACCAGCAAAATCGTCCCTCTTGAAACGGAGTTAGTTGTGTAA
- a CDS encoding cysteine synthase family protein, producing the protein MVTKGKGTKYIPKNPSHTSILDKIGNTPLLKINRITKGLRNKDVGVYAKAEWFNPGGSVKDRPALRIIEEAEKSGRLNHDKIIIDSTSGNTGIAYALIGASKGYKVTLVMPLNVSEERKRIVRAFGAAMVFTDPLLGSDGAMLEAKRIVNEEPSRYFYADQYNNPANWRVHFETTGVEIWEQTAGRVTHFIASLGTSGTLMGTGRRLKEYNPDIQVIAVEPATPIHGLEGMKHMATSIVPGIYDDHFPDRKIAVETEDAYEAVKRLAAEEGFFVGYSSGAALVASLKIAGEIEKGTIVTVFPDRGDRYLSTSFWAGV; encoded by the coding sequence ATCGTGACAAAGGGAAAGGGTACGAAATACATCCCGAAGAATCCTTCTCATACTTCAATTTTGGATAAAATTGGAAATACTCCCTTATTAAAGATCAATAGAATTACAAAAGGATTAAGAAATAAGGATGTTGGAGTTTATGCTAAGGCAGAATGGTTTAATCCAGGTGGATCGGTAAAGGATCGGCCTGCATTGCGGATTATAGAAGAGGCGGAGAAATCAGGCAGGCTAAACCACGATAAAATTATCATAGACTCAACTTCCGGAAATACCGGTATTGCCTATGCTCTCATTGGTGCCTCGAAAGGATATAAAGTGACTCTGGTGATGCCTTTGAACGTCAGTGAGGAAAGGAAGAGAATTGTACGTGCCTTCGGCGCTGCCATGGTGTTCACGGATCCATTACTGGGTTCTGATGGTGCCATGTTAGAGGCGAAAAGAATAGTAAATGAAGAGCCATCAAGGTATTTTTATGCAGATCAGTATAATAACCCTGCGAATTGGAGGGTACATTTTGAAACAACAGGTGTGGAGATATGGGAACAAACGGCAGGTAGGGTGACTCATTTTATTGCATCTTTGGGTACAAGCGGTACCCTTATGGGTACGGGGCGGCGTCTGAAGGAATACAATCCTGATATTCAGGTGATAGCAGTTGAGCCAGCCACTCCTATTCATGGATTAGAAGGTATGAAGCATATGGCGACTTCAATTGTCCCGGGTATTTATGATGACCATTTTCCCGATAGAAAGATCGCAGTAGAGACAGAAGATGCCTACGAGGCTGTTAAGAGGCTTGCGGCCGAAGAGGGATTTTTTGTGGGGTACTCTTCAGGTGCTGCGCTTGTTGCATCGTTGAAGATTGCGGGTGAAATTGAGAAGGGTACAATTGTTACGGTTTTCCCCGATAGAGGTGATCGGTATTTGAGCACAAGTTTTTGGGCAGGTGTGTAA
- a CDS encoding bifunctional precorrin-2 dehydrogenase/sirohydrochlorin ferrochelatase, whose product MAKYYPVFLNIQDKRCVVVGGGNVAWRKVCSLKDAGAKVTVVSPEFCPELEKETGIERVQQEYDAKFLKGAVLVVASTDDGAVNKMIYSDAIERGILVNVVDKPEFCSFIVPSSVMRGDLCISISTGGASPALARNIREFLEKQFGDEYGEFTKLLSEMRRKILSEVKEESVRRDILQRIAGLDMLELIKEKGVLEAKKKMFEIVSEKISKDN is encoded by the coding sequence ATGGCAAAATATTATCCGGTATTTCTGAATATTCAGGATAAGAGGTGTGTGGTGGTGGGTGGTGGTAATGTTGCCTGGCGCAAGGTATGTAGCCTGAAAGATGCCGGCGCAAAGGTAACAGTAGTGTCTCCCGAATTTTGTCCTGAACTTGAGAAAGAAACAGGGATTGAACGAGTTCAACAGGAATATGACGCAAAGTTTCTGAAAGGAGCGGTACTCGTCGTTGCTTCTACGGATGATGGTGCGGTGAACAAAATGATTTATTCCGATGCCATCGAAAGGGGAATCCTGGTAAATGTTGTCGACAAACCGGAATTTTGTTCTTTCATTGTGCCTTCATCTGTTATGCGGGGCGATCTCTGCATTAGCATCTCAACGGGGGGGGCAAGCCCTGCTTTAGCCCGTAATATAAGGGAATTTCTGGAAAAACAGTTTGGAGATGAGTATGGTGAATTTACAAAGCTTTTATCAGAGATGCGGCGAAAGATACTTTCCGAAGTAAAAGAAGAATCTGTAAGACGAGATATATTACAGCGAATTGCCGGGCTTGATATGCTTGAGCTTATTAAGGAAAAAGGTGTGTTAGAGGCAAAAAAGAAGATGTTCGAGATCGTATCTGAAAAAATTTCGAAAGATAATTAA
- the lysA gene encoding diaminopimelate decarboxylase has translation MDAFEYRGKALFCENVKIEDIISEVGTPAYIYSKNAILSRFRELKTAFQDVDALICFSVKSNSNLSICKTLAEEGSGFDVVSGGELFRAIKAGGDPSKIVFAGVGKTDKEIKYALENDIFMFNVESQAELEHINALAEEAGKVPRVALRINPDIDAKTHAKTTTGKKENKFGIDFTEAERIIKQSASYPNVDLCGLHVHLGSPIYTVDPYVRALRKVVRFVKNCRDGGLDIEFMNIGGGYCISYTGEKVIRPKDYALKILPLVKEMQCNLILEPGRFIVGNSGILVTRVIYTKETVHGKKFVICDAAMNDLIRPALYDAFHRIWPVNTNIKMPEAENPGKSPVKTGMDLVDIVGPVCESSDVFAANRALPRVKGGDLLTIFSAGAYGFSMSSSYNSRPRPCEVLVDGNQYRIIRKRETYEDLVRGENFT, from the coding sequence ATGGATGCTTTTGAATATAGGGGCAAGGCGCTCTTTTGTGAAAATGTAAAGATAGAAGATATTATTTCGGAGGTGGGAACTCCTGCCTATATCTATAGCAAAAATGCGATTTTATCACGTTTCCGCGAGTTAAAGACAGCCTTTCAGGATGTCGATGCGCTGATATGTTTTTCAGTAAAGTCCAATTCGAACCTCTCAATATGTAAGACATTGGCAGAGGAAGGATCGGGGTTTGATGTGGTTTCCGGCGGCGAGTTGTTTCGGGCAATCAAGGCCGGAGGCGACCCGTCTAAGATTGTATTTGCTGGTGTGGGGAAAACAGATAAGGAGATAAAATATGCCCTGGAGAATGACATTTTTATGTTTAATGTAGAATCGCAGGCAGAACTCGAGCATATTAATGCCCTGGCTGAGGAGGCGGGAAAAGTGCCGAGAGTAGCCTTGCGAATCAATCCTGACATCGATGCAAAAACACATGCGAAGACTACTACGGGAAAAAAGGAAAACAAGTTCGGTATCGATTTTACCGAAGCTGAAAGGATTATTAAACAATCTGCATCCTATCCGAACGTTGACCTGTGCGGGTTGCATGTGCACCTGGGCTCACCTATTTACACGGTTGACCCTTACGTGCGCGCCCTTAGGAAGGTCGTGAGGTTTGTTAAAAACTGCAGAGATGGGGGACTGGATATTGAGTTTATGAACATAGGGGGTGGCTATTGTATCTCATATACAGGTGAAAAAGTAATACGGCCGAAAGATTATGCATTAAAAATTCTCCCGCTGGTGAAGGAGATGCAATGTAATCTTATTCTGGAACCGGGGCGGTTCATTGTAGGGAATTCCGGGATTTTAGTTACCAGGGTAATTTATACAAAAGAGACCGTGCATGGTAAGAAATTTGTCATTTGTGATGCGGCTATGAACGATTTAATACGCCCTGCACTTTACGATGCATTTCACAGGATATGGCCGGTAAATACGAATATAAAGATGCCAGAGGCGGAAAATCCTGGTAAATCCCCGGTAAAAACGGGTATGGATTTGGTAGATATTGTAGGTCCGGTTTGTGAGAGTAGCGATGTCTTTGCGGCCAATAGGGCTCTGCCCAGGGTAAAAGGGGGGGATTTATTGACAATATTCAGTGCCGGTGCGTATGGTTTTTCGATGAGTTCCAGTTACAATTCCCGCCCACGCCCATGTGAAGTGCTTGTGGATGGCAATCAGTATCGTATTATCAGAAAACGAGAGACATACGAAGATTTAGTCAGAGGTGAAAACTTTACATAG
- a CDS encoding FAD-dependent oxidoreductase: MNQATIPKKGIRALLDLDWLQQNIRCQHRCPAHMDVPGYIRLISQGKYEDSYKLMKETNPFPAVCGYVCPHPCESKCKRGDFDRPIAIDALKRFVTDYIFKNKIRIPPPNVKQREEKVAVIGAGPAGLTAAYDLAGMGYRVTVFEKESQVGGMMMWAIPSYRLPREQIMFDVSHILARGVEIKTNTPIGGPGKTIPDLFREGYKAVFIAVGAQKGKRLEIPGEEGTVGVMDCLEFLKNVNDGDTRSPGKKVAVIGGGNSAIDAVRTAKRLGQEAFIVYRRTREEMPALSWEIEEAEHEGVRFHFLSAPIRVIAENGRVKALECIKMRLGKPDSTGRRRPEPIPNSEFMLETDCIITAISQEADLKFLGDGHGINVTKWGTITVDDNLLTNKEGIFAGGDVTLGPSTIIECIAQGHTAAKSIDKYIRGEEIQEPKKKVWVTLLDGEFNLREENFDAVPRQNMEMLPVGEREGTFNLVELGLSEDQARIEALRCLKCDLSINVETNECILCGRCSMVCPVGALKQVDVSDENKEYRPFVSKDGIVIKYTDVCIRCGNCKDCPVNVITLKRVLWKPNEEINKTLEREE, from the coding sequence ATGAATCAAGCTACTATACCAAAAAAAGGAATAAGAGCGCTTCTAGATCTGGATTGGTTACAACAAAATATTCGCTGCCAGCATCGATGTCCCGCCCATATGGATGTACCCGGCTATATCCGTCTGATTAGTCAGGGTAAATATGAAGATTCCTATAAATTGATGAAAGAAACCAATCCCTTTCCTGCCGTTTGTGGATATGTATGTCCCCACCCTTGTGAGTCCAAATGTAAACGCGGTGATTTTGATAGACCTATAGCAATAGATGCATTAAAGAGGTTTGTTACAGACTATATCTTTAAGAACAAGATACGGATTCCACCGCCAAATGTAAAGCAAAGAGAAGAAAAAGTTGCCGTGATTGGTGCCGGTCCTGCAGGTTTGACGGCTGCGTATGACCTTGCAGGGATGGGTTACAGAGTGACGGTTTTTGAAAAGGAGTCCCAGGTTGGTGGTATGATGATGTGGGCTATCCCATCGTACAGGTTACCGCGTGAGCAGATAATGTTTGATGTAAGTCATATTCTGGCGCGGGGCGTTGAGATAAAGACAAATACTCCTATTGGAGGCCCAGGAAAAACGATTCCTGATTTGTTCAGGGAAGGATATAAGGCCGTATTTATAGCAGTTGGTGCACAAAAGGGAAAAAGGCTTGAAATTCCAGGAGAAGAAGGCACCGTGGGTGTTATGGATTGTCTGGAATTCCTGAAAAATGTTAATGATGGTGATACACGAAGTCCGGGGAAAAAGGTTGCAGTCATTGGTGGAGGAAATTCTGCAATAGATGCTGTTAGAACAGCCAAACGGTTGGGCCAGGAGGCGTTTATTGTTTATAGGAGAACCCGTGAAGAGATGCCCGCGTTGTCTTGGGAAATAGAAGAGGCAGAGCATGAAGGCGTCCGGTTTCATTTCTTGTCGGCGCCAATCAGGGTAATTGCTGAAAATGGAAGGGTAAAGGCCCTGGAATGCATTAAAATGAGGCTTGGTAAGCCCGATAGTACCGGACGAAGGAGGCCTGAACCAATTCCCAATTCTGAATTTATGCTGGAAACAGATTGTATCATTACTGCCATCAGTCAGGAAGCCGACCTCAAATTTCTTGGAGATGGTCACGGGATAAACGTTACAAAATGGGGAACGATTACCGTTGATGATAACCTCTTGACCAATAAGGAAGGCATTTTTGCCGGTGGTGACGTAACACTTGGTCCAAGTACAATTATTGAATGTATTGCACAAGGACACACTGCCGCGAAATCTATCGATAAGTATATCAGAGGAGAAGAGATTCAAGAACCTAAGAAGAAGGTCTGGGTTACGCTTTTGGATGGTGAATTTAATTTGCGGGAAGAAAATTTTGATGCTGTGCCCCGTCAAAACATGGAAATGCTCCCCGTGGGGGAGAGGGAGGGCACATTTAATTTGGTAGAGCTCGGTCTTAGCGAAGACCAGGCAAGGATAGAAGCTTTGCGTTGCCTGAAGTGCGACCTGAGCATCAATGTGGAGACAAATGAGTGTATCCTTTGCGGCCGATGCAGTATGGTATGCCCTGTGGGTGCACTGAAACAGGTGGATGTGAGTGACGAAAACAAAGAGTATCGTCCTTTTGTTAGCAAAGATGGCATTGTAATAAAATATACCGATGTTTGTATTCGATGTGGAAATTGTAAGGATTGTCCCGTAAACGTGATAACTTTAAAGCGTGTGCTTTGGAAGCCTAACGAAGAAATAAATAAGACATTAGAAAGGGAGGAATAG
- a CDS encoding sulfurtransferase TusA family protein, protein MAEDGKIVPDDRIDLRGVLCPINFVKTKLKLEMLDSGQILEVILDDGEPIRSVPRSVKEEGHKIIKVENMENAYRLLIKKA, encoded by the coding sequence ATGGCAGAAGATGGAAAGATTGTTCCAGACGATCGGATTGACTTAAGGGGTGTACTTTGTCCGATTAATTTTGTGAAAACAAAATTAAAGCTGGAGATGCTGGATTCCGGCCAGATTTTGGAGGTAATACTTGATGATGGTGAACCGATAAGAAGCGTTCCCCGGAGTGTGAAAGAAGAGGGCCATAAAATCATAAAGGTAGAAAATATGGAAAACGCGTATCGGTTATTGATAAAAAAAGCATAA
- a CDS encoding M67 family peptidase, with amino-acid sequence MGRCVTKRFAGKCEELTALLCIGNDKLTEIVEQVKKSYPLECCGLLLGTNTSEKKVVEVRPVQNKNFQRAHDRYVIERGDFERVDREAVKNGLQIIGVYHSHPDHPAIPSIYDAEHACSWFSYIIVAIENGEKIDIKSWVFDEEKKQFKEEGINS; translated from the coding sequence TTGGGCAGGTGTGTAACTAAAAGGTTCGCTGGAAAATGTGAGGAGTTGACGGCCTTGCTGTGTATCGGTAATGATAAGCTCACGGAGATAGTGGAACAGGTAAAGAAGAGCTACCCCTTGGAATGTTGTGGATTATTACTTGGGACAAATACATCTGAAAAAAAGGTGGTTGAAGTCCGTCCTGTACAAAATAAAAATTTTCAAAGAGCACATGACAGATATGTCATAGAGCGTGGAGACTTTGAAAGAGTTGATAGGGAAGCTGTGAAAAATGGTTTGCAAATCATAGGTGTTTATCATTCTCATCCTGACCATCCAGCCATTCCATCAATATATGATGCTGAGCATGCCTGTTCCTGGTTTTCGTATATAATTGTTGCTATAGAGAATGGCGAAAAGATTGATATTAAGTCATGGGTTTTTGATGAAGAAAAGAAACAGTTTAAAGAAGAAGGAATAAATTCATAA